From Pseudomonadota bacterium, one genomic window encodes:
- the holA gene encoding DNA polymerase III subunit delta encodes MTSPVQVAPGVMVHMRCSIDNLPKVLARGLDLVYCISGDELLQRGEAAESVRARAVEAGYTTRELLEVDARFDWQALASAADSQSLFAERRIIELRLPSGKPGKAGGDALRAYLGRPPEETILLIVSGKVDAASQKSAWFKALDKAGVCVAVWPPRAHELVAWVTRRLRRHGVNADAAAAQLIAERTEGNLLAADQEIQKLALLVGDEPVDARAVMRAVADSARFSVFDFSAAVLAGDAARAARTLTGLRAEGVDPVPVAWALTRDVRDVSILATELANGRGQAQAMQRVGVAPFRQREVQAAVHRHSASQWQHYLHRCAALDLRVKRARSDAWDALLDLSLAVAGRAPSLRADAHG; translated from the coding sequence GTGACTTCCCCGGTGCAAGTGGCGCCGGGTGTGATGGTGCATATGCGGTGTTCGATCGACAATTTGCCCAAGGTTCTCGCACGCGGCCTCGATTTGGTCTACTGCATCAGCGGCGACGAGCTGTTGCAGCGCGGCGAGGCAGCCGAGTCGGTCCGCGCGCGTGCGGTCGAGGCGGGGTACACCACGCGCGAGCTGCTCGAGGTCGACGCGCGTTTCGATTGGCAGGCGCTCGCCTCCGCCGCAGACAGCCAGTCGTTGTTCGCCGAGCGGCGGATCATCGAGTTGCGCCTGCCGAGCGGCAAGCCCGGCAAGGCCGGTGGCGACGCGCTGCGGGCGTACCTCGGTCGGCCGCCGGAGGAAACCATTCTGCTGATCGTGTCGGGCAAGGTGGACGCGGCCAGCCAGAAGAGCGCCTGGTTCAAGGCATTGGACAAGGCGGGCGTGTGCGTCGCTGTCTGGCCGCCGCGCGCGCACGAGCTGGTCGCCTGGGTGACACGCCGACTGCGTCGACACGGGGTCAACGCCGACGCCGCGGCGGCCCAGCTGATCGCCGAGCGCACCGAGGGCAATCTGCTCGCGGCCGACCAGGAAATCCAGAAACTCGCGCTGCTGGTGGGCGATGAGCCGGTCGATGCCCGGGCGGTCATGCGGGCGGTCGCCGACAGCGCGCGGTTCAGCGTCTTCGATTTTTCTGCCGCCGTGCTGGCCGGCGACGCGGCGCGCGCGGCCCGCACCCTGACCGGCCTGCGGGCCGAGGGCGTGGACCCGGTGCCGGTTGCCTGGGCGTTGACGCGCGATGTGCGGGACGTGTCCATCCTCGCCACGGAGCTGGCCAACGGCCGCGGGCAGGCCCAGGCAATGCAGCGGGTCGGCGTCGCGCCCTTTCGCCAACGCGAGGTGCAGGCGGCCGTGCACCGCCATTCCGCGTCACAGTGGCAGCACTACCTCCACCGCTGCGCGGCGCTGGACCTGCGGGTCAAGCGGGCGCGCTCGGACGCGTGGGATGCCTTGCTCGACCTCTCGCTCGCGGTGGCCGGTCGAGCGCCCTCACTGCGCGCAGACGCCCACGGCTGA
- a CDS encoding quinone-dependent dihydroorotate dehydrogenase, with protein MTYRLVRPALFALDAERSHDLAFRALALPGVVPALRATLGAAIDDPVDCCGLRFANRVGLAAGLDKDGRAVDAFGAMGFGFLEVGTVTPRAQPGNPKPRLFRLPARSALINRFGFNNAGVDALCRRVSTRRWQGVLGVNIGKNADTPTASAVDDYVACLRTAASVADYITINVSSPNTRNLRDLQAAEALDTLLQAISEVRAAAAEARGRALPLLLKVAPDLDDAERADIASAVARHGVDGVIASNTTTDRSAVAGLSHADEAGGLSGEPLRKRTAGIVAHWRRLLGPDTGLIAAGGIAGADDAHRAISAGADLVQLYTGLIYEGPGVVRRIAATLRDGATNGDSNAF; from the coding sequence ATGACCTACCGCCTGGTGCGGCCGGCGCTCTTCGCGCTCGACGCAGAACGCAGCCACGACCTCGCGTTTCGCGCGCTCGCGCTGCCGGGGGTCGTACCGGCCTTGCGCGCGACGCTCGGCGCGGCCATCGACGACCCTGTGGACTGCTGCGGGCTGCGCTTCGCAAACCGTGTGGGCCTGGCCGCGGGGCTGGACAAGGACGGTCGCGCCGTCGACGCCTTCGGCGCGATGGGTTTCGGGTTCCTCGAAGTCGGCACGGTCACGCCCCGTGCCCAGCCGGGCAACCCCAAACCCCGCCTCTTTCGCCTGCCCGCGCGTTCGGCGCTGATCAACCGCTTCGGATTCAACAACGCCGGCGTGGACGCCCTGTGCCGACGCGTGTCCACACGCCGTTGGCAGGGCGTGCTCGGTGTCAACATCGGCAAGAACGCCGACACGCCGACGGCCTCGGCGGTGGACGACTACGTCGCGTGCCTGAGAACAGCGGCGTCCGTCGCGGATTACATCACGATCAACGTGTCGTCACCGAACACCAGGAACCTGCGCGACCTGCAGGCGGCCGAGGCACTTGACACACTGCTTCAGGCGATCAGCGAGGTGCGCGCCGCCGCCGCCGAGGCGCGCGGCCGGGCGTTGCCGCTGCTGCTCAAGGTGGCGCCGGACCTCGACGACGCCGAACGCGCCGACATCGCCAGTGCCGTCGCGCGCCACGGCGTTGACGGTGTCATCGCCAGCAACACCACGACCGACCGCAGCGCCGTGGCCGGCCTCTCGCACGCGGACGAAGCGGGCGGGTTGTCCGGCGAACCCTTGCGCAAGCGCACCGCCGGCATCGTCGCACACTGGCGGCGCCTGCTCGGGCCGGACACCGGGTTGATCGCCGCCGGCGGCATCGCCGGCGCGGACGACGCCCACCGCGCGATCAGCGCCGGCGCCGACCTGGTGCAGCTCTATACTGGGTTGATCTACGAGGGTCCGGGCGTGGTCAGACGCATCGCGGCGACGCTCAGAGACGGGGCCACGAACGGGGACAGCAATGCATTTTGA
- a CDS encoding acetyltransferase, with protein sequence MHFDVFNGDADGLCALHQLRLADPVESTLVTGVKRDIALVQRVPLDASSATVLDVSFEKNVDAVRALLEAGVPVRYFDHHFPGDIPAHPALDCHIDTRPTVCTGLIVNAVLGGAHLPWAVTAAFGDNLIEAARTAAAPLGLDETALTALCELGTLLNYNGYGAGLDDLLFDPAILYRDLSAHREPGTFIAEDPAFQSLREGHASDVDKAQALTPRIEDDTVSVTVLPNARWARRISGVHANQLANAHPERAHALLTEKDGGYLVSVRAPLTRRTGADAVCRQFDTGGGRAAAAGINTLPEADVDRFVATLRDTYAR encoded by the coding sequence ATGCATTTTGACGTGTTCAATGGCGACGCGGATGGCCTCTGCGCGCTGCACCAGTTGCGCCTGGCCGACCCCGTGGAGAGCACACTCGTCACCGGGGTCAAGCGGGACATCGCGCTGGTTCAACGCGTGCCACTGGACGCCTCGAGCGCCACGGTGCTCGACGTGTCGTTCGAGAAGAACGTCGACGCGGTGCGCGCCCTGTTGGAGGCGGGTGTGCCGGTGCGGTATTTCGACCACCACTTCCCCGGCGATATCCCGGCGCACCCCGCGCTCGACTGCCACATCGACACCCGACCCACGGTCTGCACCGGCCTGATTGTCAACGCGGTGCTCGGCGGTGCGCACCTGCCCTGGGCCGTGACGGCCGCCTTCGGCGACAACCTCATCGAGGCTGCGCGCACCGCCGCGGCGCCGCTCGGGCTCGACGAGACGGCGCTCACGGCCCTCTGCGAGCTGGGCACCCTGCTGAACTACAACGGCTACGGCGCCGGCCTCGACGACCTGTTGTTCGACCCGGCGATCCTGTACCGCGACCTGAGCGCACACCGCGAACCCGGCACCTTCATCGCCGAAGACCCGGCTTTTCAGTCCCTGCGTGAGGGCCACGCCAGCGATGTCGACAAGGCTCAGGCGCTCACGCCGCGCATCGAAGACGACACGGTGTCGGTGACGGTGCTGCCCAACGCCCGCTGGGCGCGGCGCATAAGCGGGGTTCACGCGAACCAGCTGGCCAACGCGCACCCGGAACGCGCACACGCGCTGCTGACGGAGAAAGACGGGGGCTACCTGGTCAGCGTGCGCGCCCCGCTCACCCGGCGAACCGGCGCCGACGCGGTGTGCCGCCAGTTCGACACGGGTGGTGGGCGGGCCGCGGCCGCCGGCATCAACACCTTGCCCGAAGCCGATGTGGACCGCTTTGTCGCCACGCTGCGCGACACCTACGCCCGATAA
- a CDS encoding adenine phosphoribosyltransferase — translation MTQYFHDMLAPAIRTVPDWPIDGVQFRDITPVLQDPTRYRVLIDTFVHRYIGEQIDVVAGIDARGFILGAPVAYALNTAFTPIRKAGKLPADTLSESYSLEYGEATLELNRDAFAPGSRVLLVDDLIATGGTLGAAITLIHALQGELVEIAALAKIDALGGAQRLEEQGLRYFTLLDF, via the coding sequence ATGACACAGTATTTTCACGACATGCTGGCACCGGCCATCCGCACCGTGCCGGACTGGCCAATCGACGGCGTGCAGTTTCGCGACATCACGCCGGTGTTGCAGGACCCTACGCGCTACCGTGTGCTGATCGACACCTTCGTGCACCGCTACATCGGCGAGCAGATTGACGTGGTCGCCGGCATCGACGCGCGCGGGTTCATTCTCGGCGCGCCTGTCGCCTACGCCCTCAACACCGCGTTCACCCCCATTCGCAAGGCTGGCAAGCTGCCGGCGGACACGCTCTCGGAGTCCTACTCATTGGAGTACGGCGAGGCGACACTGGAGCTCAACCGCGACGCGTTCGCGCCCGGCAGCCGCGTGTTGCTGGTCGACGACCTGATCGCCACCGGCGGCACACTCGGCGCCGCGATCACGCTGATACACGCGTTGCAAGGCGAGTTGGTGGAAATCGCGGCACTCGCTAAAATAGACGCCCTCGGCGGCGCCCAGCGGCTGGAAGAACAGGGCTTGCGTTACTTTACCCTGCTGGATTTTTGA
- a CDS encoding ABC transporter ATP-binding protein, whose translation MIDVSSLCKRFGRFRAVDNISFTVEPGQVLGFLGPNGAGKSTTMKLITGYDKPTSGRITVNGRDVQRHRKRMQADLGYLPEGAPAYGDMTVEHYLDFIARARGLASRDRQGKLRAVTAQLELDGVRTQRIDTLSKGFKRRVGIAQALVHDPSVLILDEPTDGLDPNQKHQVRDLIRGVAADKTVILSTHILEEVEAVCHRALIIAEGKVLVDSTPDALRRQSRYCGAITLELPDARRSAAALEALPEADSVEFSLDNPNRFTVIPKPNTNLYVAIDQQLKARGWIPAAMGVDPGRLDDVFRKVTKPDSVEVQL comes from the coding sequence ATGATCGACGTCTCTTCGCTCTGCAAACGATTTGGCCGGTTCCGAGCGGTGGATAACATCAGCTTCACGGTCGAACCCGGCCAGGTGCTCGGCTTTCTCGGCCCGAACGGCGCCGGCAAGTCGACGACCATGAAGCTGATCACAGGCTATGACAAGCCGACATCCGGTCGCATCACGGTAAACGGTCGGGACGTCCAGCGTCATAGAAAGCGGATGCAAGCCGACCTCGGCTACCTGCCCGAAGGCGCGCCGGCGTACGGTGACATGACGGTGGAGCACTACCTCGATTTCATTGCCCGCGCGCGTGGCCTGGCCTCGCGTGACCGCCAGGGCAAACTGCGCGCCGTGACCGCGCAGCTTGAACTCGACGGCGTGCGCACGCAGCGCATCGACACCCTGTCCAAGGGGTTCAAACGGCGCGTGGGCATCGCCCAGGCGCTGGTTCACGACCCGAGTGTGCTGATTCTGGACGAGCCGACCGACGGCCTGGACCCGAACCAGAAACACCAGGTGCGAGACCTCATCCGTGGCGTCGCGGCCGACAAGACGGTGATTCTCTCGACCCACATCCTCGAGGAAGTCGAAGCGGTGTGCCACCGAGCGCTGATCATTGCCGAGGGCAAGGTGCTGGTCGATTCCACACCGGACGCGCTGCGCCGGCAATCGCGCTATTGCGGCGCCATCACTCTCGAGTTGCCCGATGCACGGCGCAGCGCCGCGGCGCTCGAGGCCTTGCCCGAGGCCGACAGCGTGGAATTCAGCCTCGACAACCCCAACCGCTTCACGGTGATTCCCAAGCCGAATACCAACCTGTACGTCGCGATCGATCAACAGCTCAAGGCCCGAGGCTGGATTCCCGCGGCCATGGGCGTGGACCCGGGCAGGCTGGACGACGTGTTTCGCAAGGTCACCAAACCGGACAGCGTCGAGGTGCAGTTGTGA
- a CDS encoding ABC transporter permease, translated as MSGTRTVFAREFASYFASPLALIFIFIFLVLAGVFTFFIGGFYARGQADLASFFAFHPWLYLFLVPALSMRLWAEERKSGTIEVLLTLPLSLASVVTGKFLAAWAFTGLALSLTAPIWISVNYLGAPDNGVVLAGYLGSWLMAGAFIAIGSVLSALTDNQIIAFIVTAVVCFALVAAGFPLVLDAFRAWAPTPVLDTVAGLSVLTHFDAISRGVLDLRDIAYFVIVILTGLLATGIVVAARRAN; from the coding sequence GTGAGCGGCACGCGCACGGTGTTCGCGCGGGAGTTCGCCAGCTACTTCGCGAGCCCGCTGGCTCTGATCTTCATCTTCATCTTCCTTGTGCTGGCCGGGGTCTTCACGTTCTTCATTGGCGGCTTCTACGCGCGCGGCCAGGCGGACCTCGCAAGCTTCTTTGCGTTCCACCCCTGGCTTTACCTGTTTCTGGTACCGGCATTGTCCATGCGACTCTGGGCAGAGGAGCGCAAGTCCGGCACGATTGAGGTACTGCTGACCTTGCCGCTGTCGCTTGCGTCGGTGGTCACCGGCAAGTTCCTCGCCGCCTGGGCCTTCACCGGTCTGGCGTTGAGCCTGACCGCCCCGATCTGGATCAGCGTCAACTACCTCGGCGCACCGGACAACGGCGTCGTGCTCGCGGGCTACCTCGGAAGCTGGCTGATGGCCGGTGCCTTCATTGCCATCGGCAGTGTCCTCTCGGCACTCACGGACAACCAGATCATCGCGTTCATTGTCACTGCGGTGGTGTGCTTCGCGCTGGTTGCCGCCGGTTTCCCGCTGGTACTGGACGCTTTCCGGGCCTGGGCACCCACGCCGGTGCTCGACACGGTGGCGGGCTTGAGTGTGCTCACCCATTTCGACGCGATCAGCCGTGGCGTACTCGACCTTCGGGACATCGCCTACTTCGTCATTGTCATCCTCACCGGCCTGCTCGCGACCGGCATCGTGGTCGCCGCGCGGCGGGCGAACTGA
- a CDS encoding Gldg family protein has protein sequence MQKTLSRVALLVLFATAIAVISLVQLSRGPFRIDLTADRLFTLSSGTLSTLQNLEHDVQLELFFTDEATRDIPVLRNHKRRVTELLEEYVLLSDGKLTLTETDPKPFSEAEDRAARLGLTPAALAPGAPAVYFGLAATGARGQPERVSFFQPGDDTRLEQTISKAVFLAGRAAAPKVAVISTLDIDGGFDPLAGRPTDPWFSIQQVRDIADVSWLPRDVTAVPEDVSVLLVIHPNQLSDATRYAIDQHVMRGGNVAVFLDPLAENLSANGAPAEAGTTASDLPALLAAWGVELVDGKVVGDARFAVAIPSRQGNQPVRHLGLYQLQQPTTDKPIVGGLELFTLASAGALRQTEHAPTQFTPLLQSSRNSALLDAEDLAFLFDPATLYDGFAPTGEQFTLAALLRGRPPTAFPSGAPTAPAEGDTAPPHRDVAQRDALIVVVADTDLLLDQMWVQVQDFFGQRVAEPFADNGTFLLNTVDTLLGNADLIGLRARGQHQRPFHVVQQLEREADARFRAKERELTARLTDTETRLAELQRAKTGDDALVLSAEQNATIAEFEAEKLSIRKALRAVQLQLREDIDALENRLKLINIVVAPALLTLLIFVWVQVRRRLRRAPF, from the coding sequence GTGCAAAAGACCCTCTCCCGCGTGGCTCTGCTGGTGCTGTTCGCCACCGCCATCGCGGTGATCAGCCTTGTGCAACTCAGCCGGGGGCCGTTCCGGATCGACCTCACGGCCGACCGCCTGTTCACCTTGTCGAGCGGCACACTCAGTACCTTGCAGAACCTCGAGCACGACGTGCAGCTCGAGCTCTTCTTCACCGACGAGGCGACGCGCGACATCCCGGTGTTGCGAAACCACAAGCGGCGCGTGACCGAGTTGCTCGAGGAATACGTGTTGCTGAGCGACGGCAAACTCACCCTGACCGAGACCGACCCCAAACCGTTCTCCGAGGCCGAGGACCGCGCCGCTCGACTGGGCCTGACCCCGGCGGCACTCGCACCGGGCGCACCGGCCGTGTATTTCGGCCTGGCGGCCACCGGCGCCCGGGGTCAACCCGAGCGCGTATCCTTTTTCCAGCCGGGCGACGACACCCGACTCGAGCAAACGATCAGCAAGGCGGTGTTTCTCGCCGGGCGGGCCGCGGCGCCCAAGGTCGCCGTCATCAGCACTCTCGACATCGACGGCGGCTTCGACCCACTCGCCGGCCGCCCGACCGACCCCTGGTTCTCGATTCAGCAGGTGCGCGACATCGCCGACGTGAGCTGGCTGCCACGCGATGTCACGGCGGTGCCCGAGGACGTGTCGGTGCTGCTGGTGATCCACCCGAATCAGCTGTCTGATGCCACACGCTACGCCATTGACCAGCACGTGATGCGCGGCGGCAACGTGGCCGTCTTCCTCGACCCGCTCGCCGAGAACCTCAGCGCGAACGGTGCGCCGGCCGAGGCCGGCACCACAGCGTCGGACCTGCCCGCGTTGCTCGCGGCGTGGGGGGTCGAGCTGGTCGATGGCAAGGTTGTCGGCGACGCCCGCTTCGCGGTAGCCATACCCAGCCGACAAGGCAACCAGCCCGTCCGGCACCTGGGGCTGTACCAGCTGCAGCAACCGACCACGGACAAGCCGATCGTCGGCGGGTTGGAGCTGTTCACTCTGGCAAGTGCCGGCGCGCTGCGCCAGACCGAACACGCGCCCACACAGTTCACGCCGCTGCTGCAGTCCAGTCGCAACAGCGCGTTGCTGGACGCCGAGGACCTTGCGTTTCTCTTCGACCCGGCCACCTTGTACGACGGATTTGCGCCCACCGGCGAGCAGTTCACCCTGGCGGCGTTGTTGCGCGGTCGACCGCCGACTGCGTTTCCTTCGGGTGCGCCCACCGCGCCAGCCGAGGGGGACACCGCACCGCCCCACCGCGATGTCGCCCAACGCGACGCGCTGATCGTCGTGGTCGCAGACACCGACCTGTTGCTCGATCAGATGTGGGTGCAGGTGCAGGATTTCTTCGGCCAACGCGTGGCCGAACCCTTCGCCGACAACGGCACTTTTCTGTTGAACACGGTCGACACCTTGCTTGGCAACGCCGACCTGATCGGCCTGCGCGCGCGCGGCCAACACCAACGGCCCTTCCACGTCGTGCAACAGCTCGAACGCGAGGCGGATGCCCGATTCCGCGCCAAGGAGCGTGAACTCACCGCGCGGCTCACCGACACGGAGACCCGCCTCGCCGAACTCCAGCGCGCCAAAACCGGCGACGATGCGCTGGTGCTCAGCGCGGAACAAAACGCCACAATTGCCGAATTCGAGGCGGAAAAGCTGTCGATTCGCAAGGCGTTGCGGGCGGTCCAGTTGCAACTCCGCGAGGACATTGACGCGCTCGAAAACCGACTCAAACTGATCAACATCGTGGTCGCGCCCGCGCTGCTCACGCTGCTGATCTTCGTGTGGGTGCAGGTCCGACGTCGACTGCGACGCGCCCCGTTCTGA
- a CDS encoding MFS transporter, translated as MSHVARWQSPTLVIVAACLIATIGFGVRSSFGLFLDPITEAKGWSRETFALAMAIQNLLWGFGVPVAGAFADRFGPSRVICLGAVLYAIGITGLVFAESHAALYFSAGILTGLGVAFSAFSLAMAAMARVVGPERRSFVLGLGTAAGSFGQVVFSPLAQVFITQWGWDDALFAMVFFTALLMPLAMLLPSGVTKAAQAAAEQSLREALVEARAHRGYLLLTCGFFVCGFHVAFITVHFPAYVADLGHPGQVGAWCLALIGLFNILGSFGAGWLGQRYSMKVSLSWIYLLRAITIAGLLAAPKTTTTLYAFSAVMGVLWLSTVPLTTGIVARVFGVQYLATLFGIVFLSHQIGSFVGIWWGGWLADNSGSYDGMWYAGIVLGLLAAVVHWFIDEEPLPRLATA; from the coding sequence ATGAGCCACGTTGCACGTTGGCAATCGCCCACGCTGGTGATCGTCGCCGCCTGCCTGATCGCCACCATCGGATTCGGCGTGCGTTCGTCTTTCGGGTTGTTCCTGGACCCGATCACGGAGGCCAAGGGCTGGAGCCGGGAAACCTTCGCGCTGGCGATGGCCATTCAGAACCTGCTCTGGGGCTTCGGTGTCCCGGTGGCCGGCGCCTTCGCCGACCGCTTCGGGCCGAGTCGCGTGATCTGCCTCGGCGCGGTGCTCTATGCCATCGGCATCACCGGCCTGGTGTTCGCCGAGAGCCACGCGGCGTTGTACTTCAGCGCTGGCATTCTGACCGGTCTGGGCGTCGCCTTCTCCGCCTTTTCACTGGCGATGGCCGCCATGGCGAGAGTGGTCGGACCCGAGCGGCGGTCGTTCGTGCTCGGCCTCGGAACGGCGGCAGGCTCGTTCGGACAGGTGGTGTTCTCGCCGCTGGCGCAGGTCTTCATCACCCAATGGGGATGGGACGATGCCCTGTTCGCGATGGTGTTCTTCACGGCCCTGCTGATGCCGCTCGCGATGCTGCTGCCGTCAGGCGTGACGAAGGCGGCGCAGGCCGCGGCCGAGCAGAGCCTCCGCGAGGCCCTGGTGGAGGCGCGCGCCCACCGCGGCTACCTGCTGCTGACGTGCGGGTTTTTCGTCTGCGGGTTCCACGTTGCATTCATCACCGTGCATTTCCCGGCCTACGTCGCCGACCTCGGCCACCCCGGACAGGTCGGTGCGTGGTGCCTCGCGCTGATCGGCCTGTTCAACATTCTGGGGTCGTTTGGCGCGGGGTGGCTGGGCCAGCGGTATTCCATGAAGGTGTCGCTGTCGTGGATCTACCTGCTGCGCGCGATCACGATCGCGGGCCTGCTCGCGGCACCGAAAACCACCACCACGCTCTACGCCTTCTCGGCCGTCATGGGGGTGTTGTGGTTGTCCACCGTGCCCTTGACCACCGGCATCGTGGCACGCGTGTTCGGCGTGCAGTACCTTGCAACGCTGTTCGGCATCGTGTTCCTGAGCCACCAGATCGGCAGTTTCGTCGGCATCTGGTGGGGCGGTTGGCTGGCTGACAACAGCGGCAGCTACGACGGGATGTGGTACGCCGGCATCGTGCTGGGTCTGCTCGCGGCAGTGGTGCACTGGTTCATCGACGAGGAGCCGTTGCCGCGGCTCGCCACCGCCTGA
- a CDS encoding DUF1304 domain-containing protein — translation MGVLASLVVSIVAVLHVGFLVLEMFLWTHPIGLKVFHNGDAEFADRSKALGQNMGLYNGFLAAGLFWSLTQGRVDVIVFFLLCVVVAGVYGSLTVKPRILWIQAAPAALALVLIVLS, via the coding sequence ATGGGTGTTCTGGCCAGCCTTGTCGTTTCGATCGTCGCCGTCTTGCACGTCGGCTTCCTCGTGCTCGAGATGTTCCTCTGGACGCACCCGATCGGCCTCAAGGTGTTCCACAACGGCGACGCGGAATTCGCCGACCGCAGCAAGGCGCTCGGCCAGAACATGGGCCTCTACAACGGCTTCCTGGCGGCCGGACTGTTCTGGTCACTGACCCAGGGTCGGGTCGATGTGATCGTGTTCTTCCTGTTGTGCGTGGTGGTCGCGGGTGTCTACGGGTCGCTCACGGTGAAGCCCCGCATCCTCTGGATCCAGGCCGCACCCGCGGCGCTCGCGCTCGTGCTGATCGTTCTGTCCTGA
- a CDS encoding MFS transporter, which translates to MPPAYPPLLSTQQQRNYRALVVASALSNLADGLLIVALPWLASELTRDPLLIALVTAATRLPWLLLTLPAGLMSDRMARVPLLRWADRARALLAAVLAVAVFGFESTVPSSVFMAIGLVSVLAFMLGAAEVVRDNTAQTVLPDLVPGAALEQANGRLWSVETASNQLLAPPLAGALIAVALVAPFVVSALGYALASLVLAVIQVEAHRPDVQSGWQAAFLAGWRWLRGHGELLRLALLLGMINFSSTVVLTLMVLYSRELLLLGPTGYGLLLGVAAVGGVAGGVLSPRIVARIGPLPSVWLAFTLFACMPIALWVNRSVVGAAACLFIELFAAMLWNVVTVSWRQRSIPTELLGRVNSLYRCAGWGFMAFGAVCGGALMAGLEPHWGRETALRAPYLVVGLLNIALMVWARRWLRLRPPPVAAA; encoded by the coding sequence ATGCCGCCTGCCTACCCTCCGCTGCTCTCGACGCAACAACAGCGAAACTACCGCGCCCTCGTGGTTGCAAGTGCACTGAGCAACCTCGCCGATGGCTTGCTGATCGTGGCCTTACCCTGGCTGGCCAGTGAGCTCACGCGCGATCCGCTGTTGATTGCCCTGGTCACCGCCGCCACGCGCTTGCCCTGGTTGCTGCTGACCCTGCCAGCCGGGTTGATGAGCGACCGCATGGCGCGTGTGCCGTTGTTGCGCTGGGCTGACCGGGCCCGCGCCCTGCTCGCAGCGGTGCTGGCCGTGGCGGTGTTCGGCTTCGAGTCGACGGTCCCCTCCAGCGTCTTCATGGCCATCGGGTTGGTGTCGGTCTTGGCGTTCATGCTCGGTGCTGCCGAGGTGGTCCGCGACAACACTGCACAAACCGTGTTGCCCGACCTCGTGCCCGGTGCGGCGCTGGAGCAGGCCAACGGTCGCCTGTGGAGTGTCGAGACGGCGAGTAACCAGCTGCTCGCGCCGCCACTGGCAGGTGCGCTGATCGCGGTGGCCCTGGTGGCGCCGTTCGTCGTCAGTGCCCTCGGCTACGCGCTGGCGTCGCTGGTGTTGGCGGTCATTCAGGTCGAGGCACACCGGCCCGATGTACAGTCGGGTTGGCAAGCCGCATTCCTGGCGGGCTGGCGCTGGTTGCGTGGCCACGGCGAGCTGCTGCGGCTCGCGCTGCTGCTCGGCATGATCAACTTCTCGTCGACTGTGGTGCTGACCCTGATGGTGCTCTACAGCCGAGAGCTGCTGCTGCTCGGTCCGACTGGCTACGGTCTCCTCTTGGGCGTCGCGGCTGTGGGTGGTGTGGCGGGCGGTGTGCTCAGCCCCCGCATCGTCGCCCGCATCGGTCCGCTGCCAAGTGTGTGGCTCGCGTTCACGCTGTTCGCTTGCATGCCGATCGCCCTGTGGGTCAACCGCTCGGTGGTCGGGGCGGCGGCCTGCCTGTTCATCGAGCTCTTCGCTGCCATGCTCTGGAACGTGGTGACGGTTTCCTGGCGTCAACGGTCGATCCCGACCGAACTGCTCGGCCGGGTCAACAGCCTCTACCGCTGCGCGGGGTGGGGTTTCATGGCGTTCGGTGCGGTGTGTGGTGGTGCTCTCATGGCGGGACTCGAGCCCCACTGGGGTCGCGAAACCGCCTTGCGCGCGCCTTACCTGGTGGTTGGCCTGCTGAACATTGCCCTGATGGTCTGGGCGCGTCGCTGGTTGCGGTTGCGGCCACCGCCGGTCGCGGCGGCGTAG